TTATAGGATGAAGGTATTGCAGTATTTAAAAAAGAAACATGATACAAATCATGAACGCATAAGTTAGAAATTGACTGAATACTTTTTTAGTTATTCTTTTCTTCTTTTTCTTTCTGTCTTTCCTGTTTTTTGAAATAACCACGGGTTAGAAAATTATGCTTCAAGGCTTCCATGTTTTCATTGAATTTGGCAACCCCTTCATCTACATTTTTCATTGAGTTTTGAAGCTGATGCACCAGAGTGGTGTCTGTAGATAGATAGTTAATAGCTCCATCACCGTCATTTATACGACCAGCAACAGTATTGAGATTTTTAGCTGTTTTCTCAATTTCAATTGATGAATTTTCTAAATGGGTAAGTACACTACGAATTTTTGCACCTGAGAGCGAATCACCTAATAGGGTTCCAACCACACTTTCTTTTGTGTCAAAAGTTGCTACAAGTGCATTTAGTTTGCGCATGGTTAGTTGCGCATCAGTACTTGTGTATTTAAGGTTGATTACCGTTTGGTTTAAATTATCACCCATAATCGTATCATTAAGCAGACGACCTAAAGTACCTTTTCCTCCATTTATAGAACGTGTAATAGTTAATAATTGTTCTGTTAATAGTGCTGCATTTTCGTTGGTTACATTTAAAGTATTCAACATATCTGATGTGGCAGCATTGCTAAAAGATTTTAGTTCATCACC
This genomic stretch from Cellulophaga algicola DSM 14237 harbors:
- a CDS encoding MlaD family protein; amino-acid sequence: MEKSASEKIRLGLFVLIGSVLLILVIYMIGNKQNMFGNTFTLNVTFNNIRGLQNGNNVRYAGISIGTVKDIEMINDTTIQVGMLIDNKMQKHIKKNSIANIGSDGLVGSMIINIVPGVGEAPYVKSGDELKSFSNAATSDMLNTLNVTNENAALLTEQLLTITRSINGGKGTLGRLLNDTIMGDNLNQTVINLKYTSTDAQLTMRKLNALVATFDTKESVVGTLLGDSLSGAKIRSVLTHLENSSIEIEKTAKNLNTVAGRINDGDGAINYLSTDTTLVHQLQNSMKNVDEGVAKFNENMEALKHNFLTRGYFKKQERQKEKEEKNN